In Oleiharenicola lentus, the following are encoded in one genomic region:
- a CDS encoding glycoside hydrolase family 5 protein, whose product MNRMFLFRQLALGLVLLLAAAAGLKAEPGFRRGVSIAHWMAKVYDPAGPGAPWFGAADIAWIARQGFDHIRYPLDGRLVWRADGTLDEAALAPLLRALHATRDAGLGAVLDLHFLPGGRFEKDAQDPDIFTDPRARAEAAACWGRLAERFVAEGDYLRFELINEPEAPTGDALNALNRVLLAAVRAVDARRLVYLTTNHASRFTTLAELSLPADPRIGITLHYDEPLVFTHQRAAWKQCPPDMPPVDFPGRVPDLRPLFQPGHFAYEASLTEIGAAGIEADFARVEAWFRQHAPACEVRLGGFGVNEAAPAAARTRYVRAVRAAAERRGWGWCVWSYNGGMAVRDAGGAPTPVLAGLFESPAP is encoded by the coding sequence ATGAATAGAATGTTTCTTTTCCGGCAGCTGGCCCTCGGCCTCGTGCTGCTGCTCGCCGCCGCGGCCGGCCTGAAGGCCGAGCCCGGTTTTCGGCGGGGGGTGAGCATCGCGCACTGGATGGCCAAGGTTTACGATCCGGCCGGTCCGGGGGCGCCGTGGTTCGGTGCAGCCGACATCGCGTGGATCGCGCGCCAGGGTTTTGACCACATCCGCTATCCGCTCGACGGCCGGTTGGTCTGGCGGGCTGACGGCACGCTTGACGAGGCTGCGCTGGCCCCGCTGCTGCGCGCGCTCCATGCGACGCGCGACGCCGGACTCGGCGCGGTGCTCGACCTGCATTTTCTGCCGGGCGGACGTTTCGAGAAAGATGCGCAGGACCCCGACATCTTCACCGATCCGCGCGCTCGCGCCGAGGCGGCCGCATGCTGGGGGCGGCTCGCCGAACGCTTTGTTGCCGAAGGCGACTATCTCCGGTTCGAGCTCATCAACGAGCCCGAGGCACCGACGGGCGACGCTCTCAACGCGCTCAATCGCGTTTTGCTCGCGGCGGTGCGGGCGGTAGATGCCCGGCGTTTGGTTTACCTGACCACCAACCACGCGAGCCGTTTCACCACGCTGGCGGAGCTGAGTCTGCCGGCCGACCCGCGGATCGGCATCACGCTGCACTACGACGAACCGCTCGTGTTCACGCACCAGCGCGCGGCGTGGAAGCAGTGTCCGCCCGACATGCCACCGGTGGACTTTCCCGGCCGCGTGCCGGATCTGCGCCCGCTGTTCCAGCCGGGTCATTTTGCCTACGAGGCCTCGCTGACCGAGATCGGGGCCGCGGGCATCGAGGCGGACTTTGCGCGGGTGGAGGCCTGGTTTCGGCAGCACGCGCCTGCGTGCGAGGTGCGGCTGGGCGGTTTTGGCGTCAACGAAGCCGCGCCCGCCGCCGCGCGCACGCGCTATGTGCGCGCCGTGCGTGCCGCGGCGGAGCGGCGGGGCTGGGGCTGGTGCGTCTGGAGCTACAACGGCGGCATGGCGGTGCGTGATGCCGGCGGCGCGCCGACGCCGGTGCTGGCGGGATTGTTTGAGTCCCCCGCACCCTGA
- a CDS encoding VCBS repeat-containing protein: MRLQLLTALLAFSAAAPAIAADAGRFVLLPPEATGVTAANAYPDLHGRFEEIMRGALGSGLAIADLDGDGRPDLVVTGKSEGLRCFRNQGDWRFEDITEAAGLAAPARAAGAKPGWYQGVSAVDVDGDGDLDLHVCRIGAPNQLFINDGRARFTDEAAARGVAVIDGSNMAAFADYDRDGWLDFYLQTNIHRADHRDGEPDRLFRNTGRGYFVETTATSGLHGVTQGHGVVWCDYDDDGWPDVYVANDFEEPDRLYRNQGNGTFRDVIAEVMPSIANSSMGLDTADVDGDGRFDFFVADMAATTPEKDLRGMVKRRLGGVEPLDRPDALRQYPANSLLLNTGTGRFVEAAHHAGLARTDWTWSVLFGDFDQDGRPDLHVTNGVFRELHNIDLAARSAEAVSVAEQLAIIRTCPVYREPNLFYVSRPGLKFEECATAAGLADDGVSFGAATGDLDGDGDLDLVYVQFRKPPAVYRNDYARGRSVIVDLRSPGPNRFGVGAKVTLTTSSGRQVRDLQQARGYLSTSEPMVHFGLPPGDTVAEIEVRWPSGRIQRVAGVAAGSRVTVVEDESLPPAAAPRPSPGWWREVAASAGLATLAREAPGPELIRQPLAPAAFNRAGPALAAADLNGDGLEDFVTGATTVDAGSVLLSNGRGGFTRSDFDAGAPVNRGPLLVADFDRDGRPEVLVTSGGNPAPAGDTDYGAQLWQLGAAQRLEPKAASLPPFPGPVGAVAVADFDRDGWLDVVLGGRVVPGAFPAAAPVALWRGSPAGFRDEPGAAGLGPALGLVTALLASDVDGDGWTDLLVAREWDTLQLWHNESGRGFTNASAVAGLGEVGVGLWHSLAAGDFNGDGFMDYAVGNVGTNTPLAAMPGETAVLYTGSFSGATGPQVIEAVQHGGREWPRRGLATLGSTFRHLPRRFPSNDRFAAAGLAGIFPAAELALAERRELREKRSGLLWGGPDGRFRFSPLPWPAQLAPLQGMLALDVDGDGALDLVAAQNAFDAIPEHGRADAGLGVVLRGDGRGGFTFVPWSESGWSLPGDARGLVATDFDRNGWPDFYVTRNNRPSALFLQQRAAALPRWRIGLWAGPDAGGPAWGARLTVVHRDGGRYTVEFQPVTARNSQSAPFAFVASDPRNPVVRLEARWPDGRTTRHAVSPAPSGSTLRWRATDGQPEP, encoded by the coding sequence ATGCGCCTGCAGCTGCTGACCGCTTTGCTTGCTTTTTCGGCCGCCGCCCCGGCGATCGCGGCGGACGCCGGCCGTTTTGTCCTGCTGCCACCCGAGGCGACCGGCGTGACGGCGGCCAACGCCTATCCGGATCTCCACGGTCGCTTCGAGGAGATCATGCGCGGCGCCCTCGGCAGCGGCTTGGCGATCGCCGACCTCGACGGCGACGGTCGGCCCGATCTTGTCGTGACCGGCAAGAGCGAGGGCCTGCGCTGTTTCCGCAACCAGGGCGACTGGCGGTTCGAGGACATCACCGAGGCGGCGGGATTGGCCGCCCCGGCCCGCGCGGCGGGGGCCAAGCCCGGATGGTATCAGGGCGTCAGCGCCGTGGACGTGGACGGAGACGGCGACCTCGACCTGCATGTCTGCCGCATTGGCGCCCCGAACCAGCTTTTCATCAACGACGGCCGCGCCCGCTTCACCGACGAGGCCGCCGCCCGCGGCGTGGCCGTGATCGACGGCAGCAACATGGCCGCGTTCGCGGACTACGATCGCGACGGCTGGCTGGATTTCTACCTGCAGACGAACATCCATCGCGCGGACCACCGTGACGGCGAGCCCGACCGCCTTTTTCGCAACACCGGCCGCGGTTATTTTGTCGAGACGACCGCCACCTCCGGCCTGCACGGGGTGACCCAGGGGCATGGAGTGGTCTGGTGCGATTACGACGACGACGGCTGGCCTGATGTCTATGTGGCCAATGACTTCGAGGAGCCGGACCGGCTCTACCGCAACCAGGGCAACGGCACGTTTCGCGACGTGATCGCCGAGGTGATGCCCAGCATCGCCAATTCCTCCATGGGCCTCGACACCGCCGACGTGGACGGGGACGGCCGGTTCGATTTCTTCGTCGCCGACATGGCCGCGACGACGCCCGAAAAGGACCTGCGCGGCATGGTGAAGCGCCGGCTGGGCGGGGTGGAGCCGCTCGACCGGCCCGATGCGCTCCGCCAGTATCCCGCGAACTCGCTGCTCCTGAACACCGGCACCGGCCGCTTCGTCGAGGCGGCGCACCACGCGGGTCTCGCGCGCACCGACTGGACCTGGTCGGTGCTGTTCGGTGACTTCGACCAGGACGGTCGTCCCGACCTGCATGTCACTAACGGCGTGTTCCGCGAGCTGCACAACATCGACCTCGCGGCGCGCTCCGCCGAGGCGGTCTCGGTCGCTGAGCAACTGGCCATCATCCGGACCTGTCCGGTTTACCGGGAACCGAACCTGTTCTATGTGTCGCGCCCGGGACTGAAGTTTGAGGAATGCGCCACGGCGGCGGGTCTGGCGGACGACGGCGTCAGTTTCGGCGCCGCCACGGGCGATCTTGATGGCGACGGTGACCTTGACCTCGTCTATGTGCAGTTTCGCAAACCGCCCGCCGTTTACCGCAACGACTACGCGCGCGGCCGCAGCGTGATCGTCGACCTGCGCAGCCCGGGGCCGAACCGTTTCGGCGTGGGCGCGAAGGTCACGCTCACCACGTCGTCGGGCCGGCAGGTGCGCGACCTGCAACAGGCGCGGGGTTATCTCTCCACCTCCGAGCCGATGGTGCATTTCGGCCTGCCCCCGGGCGACACCGTGGCCGAGATCGAGGTGCGCTGGCCCTCCGGCCGCATCCAGCGGGTCGCGGGAGTCGCGGCCGGAAGCCGCGTCACGGTCGTCGAGGACGAATCGCTGCCCCCGGCCGCCGCGCCGCGTCCGTCCCCGGGCTGGTGGCGGGAGGTGGCCGCGTCCGCCGGCCTCGCCACGCTGGCGCGCGAAGCCCCCGGTCCCGAGCTCATCCGCCAGCCGCTCGCTCCCGCCGCCTTCAACCGCGCCGGTCCCGCCCTAGCGGCTGCCGACCTCAATGGCGATGGCCTCGAGGACTTTGTCACCGGAGCAACCACAGTGGATGCAGGCAGCGTGCTGCTGAGCAACGGCCGCGGCGGATTTACACGCTCGGATTTTGATGCCGGCGCCCCGGTCAACCGGGGACCGCTGTTGGTGGCCGACTTTGACCGCGACGGACGCCCGGAAGTGTTGGTGACCAGCGGCGGCAACCCGGCGCCGGCCGGCGACACGGACTATGGCGCGCAGCTCTGGCAGTTGGGCGCGGCCCAGCGGCTCGAACCCAAGGCGGCGAGTCTGCCGCCGTTCCCCGGACCGGTTGGCGCCGTGGCGGTGGCCGACTTTGATCGCGATGGCTGGCTGGATGTTGTTCTGGGCGGGCGGGTCGTGCCCGGAGCTTTCCCCGCCGCGGCCCCGGTGGCGCTGTGGCGCGGCAGTCCCGCGGGATTTCGGGACGAACCCGGCGCGGCCGGGCTGGGCCCGGCCCTCGGGCTCGTCACGGCCCTGCTCGCGTCGGACGTGGACGGTGACGGCTGGACGGACCTGCTGGTCGCGCGCGAATGGGACACGCTGCAGTTGTGGCACAACGAGTCGGGTCGGGGTTTCACCAACGCCAGTGCGGTCGCGGGCCTCGGCGAAGTGGGCGTCGGGCTGTGGCATTCGCTGGCCGCCGGGGATTTCAATGGCGACGGTTTCATGGATTATGCCGTGGGCAACGTCGGCACGAACACGCCGCTGGCGGCGATGCCCGGGGAAACCGCGGTGCTCTACACAGGGAGCTTTTCCGGTGCGACCGGGCCGCAGGTAATCGAAGCCGTGCAGCACGGCGGCCGGGAGTGGCCGCGCCGCGGGCTGGCGACGCTGGGCTCCACCTTTCGCCACCTGCCGCGGCGCTTTCCGAGCAACGATCGTTTTGCCGCGGCCGGACTGGCGGGAATCTTCCCGGCCGCCGAACTCGCGCTCGCCGAGCGACGCGAGCTGCGCGAGAAACGCAGCGGCCTGCTGTGGGGCGGGCCGGACGGTCGCTTCCGTTTCAGCCCGCTGCCCTGGCCGGCGCAGCTGGCGCCCTTGCAGGGCATGCTCGCGCTCGATGTAGACGGGGACGGCGCGCTCGACCTCGTGGCGGCGCAGAACGCCTTCGACGCGATCCCCGAGCACGGCCGGGCCGATGCCGGGCTCGGCGTGGTCCTGCGCGGCGACGGTCGCGGCGGATTCACCTTCGTGCCCTGGAGCGAGAGCGGCTGGAGCCTGCCCGGGGACGCCCGCGGGCTGGTCGCGACGGATTTCGACCGCAACGGCTGGCCCGATTTTTATGTGACCCGCAACAATCGTCCCTCCGCCCTTTTCCTGCAGCAGCGGGCGGCGGCCTTGCCCCGCTGGCGGATCGGCCTGTGGGCCGGACCGGACGCGGGCGGGCCCGCCTGGGGCGCCCGCCTCACGGTGGTGCATCGCGATGGCGGGCGCTACACGGTGGAGTTCCAGCCCGTGACCGCGCGCAACTCCCAGAGTGCGCCGTTCGCGTTCGTGGCCAGCGATCCGCGCAACCCGGTGGTTCGGCTGGAGGCGCGTTGGCCGGACGGTCGCACGACCCGGCACGCCGTGTCCCCGGCGCCGTCCGGCAGCACGCTGCGGTGGCGCGCGACAGACGGCCAGCCGGAGCCCTGA
- a CDS encoding aldo/keto reductase, with translation MMPAASRYDSPALYRRCGRSGLQLPSLSLGLWQNFGDARPLEAARAIVWRAFDRGITHFDLANNYGPPPGEAERTFGRLLADGLGAHRDELIIATKAGYDMWPGPYGDGGSRKYLLASLDQSLRRLGLDYVDIFYHHRWDPHTPLEETMGALAHAVCAGKALYVGLSNYNAEQTTRAVALLRELGTPLLIHQPKYNLFERTPEAGLLDLLGREGVGCIPFSPLAQGLLTGRYLQGVPADARAARSPHLAGDLTPARRRQLTALAALAADRGQTLAQLALTWVRRNPAVTSAIIGASRVEQLEENLQAIGQAGLTGAELNAIETILRDE, from the coding sequence ATGATGCCCGCCGCCTCCCGTTACGATTCACCCGCGCTCTATCGCCGCTGCGGCCGCAGCGGCCTGCAGCTGCCCTCGCTGTCGCTCGGGCTGTGGCAGAATTTTGGCGACGCCCGGCCGCTTGAGGCGGCCCGGGCGATCGTGTGGCGCGCCTTTGACCGGGGCATCACCCATTTCGATCTGGCCAACAACTACGGCCCTCCCCCCGGCGAGGCCGAGCGGACCTTCGGCCGCCTGCTGGCGGACGGACTTGGTGCGCACCGGGACGAACTGATCATCGCCACCAAGGCCGGTTACGACATGTGGCCCGGTCCCTACGGCGACGGCGGCTCGAGAAAATACCTGCTGGCCAGCCTGGACCAGAGTCTGCGGCGGCTTGGCCTCGATTACGTGGACATCTTCTACCACCACCGCTGGGACCCGCACACGCCGTTGGAGGAAACGATGGGGGCGCTGGCCCACGCCGTTTGCGCCGGCAAGGCGCTCTACGTGGGGCTTTCGAACTACAATGCCGAGCAGACCACCCGCGCGGTGGCGCTGCTGCGCGAACTCGGCACGCCGCTGCTGATCCACCAGCCCAAATACAACCTGTTTGAACGGACACCCGAGGCGGGCTTGCTGGATTTGCTCGGGCGCGAAGGCGTCGGGTGCATTCCGTTCAGTCCGCTGGCGCAGGGGCTATTGACCGGCCGCTACCTGCAGGGCGTGCCCGCCGATGCGCGCGCCGCGCGTTCGCCGCATCTCGCCGGGGACCTGACGCCGGCCCGGCGCCGGCAGCTCACGGCGCTGGCGGCGCTGGCCGCGGACCGGGGCCAGACGCTGGCCCAGCTGGCGCTCACCTGGGTGCGGCGTAATCCGGCCGTGACCTCGGCCATCATCGGGGCCAGTCGCGTGGAGCAGTTGGAGGAAAATCTCCAGGCCATCGGGCAGGCCGGCCTCACCGGTGCTGAACTCAACGCGATCGAGACAATCCTGCGCGATGAATAG